A single window of Pectobacterium parmentieri DNA harbors:
- a CDS encoding PLP-dependent aminotransferase family protein, whose amino-acid sequence MAIEGLLAHRIAQLKSSAIRELLKHSKMENIISLAGGIPSDALFDFEGLNQATQLAITEQPKTAFQYGLTEGSGILRDRIADLCAVRGVKTRGDDIVVTAGSQQALDLIMRAMIDPGDVFVVERPTYLAALQTLELAQANVMSVSSDADGMVVDELEELLKKQRIKGVYIVPNFGNPSGVTLSYERRLQLVQLAERYGFVIIEDDPYGELRFTEERNPTLFQLAQDKLGSTEYVLYTSTFSKVLAPGLRLGWAILPDWLLHKVAIIKQAADLHASALSQTVAECYLGLGRLDTQIEKIRHAYKHKGELLAQLIEKELGDVITFNQPKGGMFLWAKFRQDDFNTTEWLKKTLEQGVVFVPGEFFFPDNIDYSTLRLSFATATDEQMHEAVARLRRAL is encoded by the coding sequence ATGGCCATTGAAGGGTTGTTAGCGCACCGCATCGCCCAGTTAAAAAGTTCCGCCATCCGTGAACTGCTGAAACACAGCAAGATGGAAAACATTATCTCGCTGGCTGGCGGGATCCCATCAGATGCATTGTTTGATTTCGAAGGGTTAAATCAGGCCACGCAGTTAGCGATTACCGAACAGCCGAAAACGGCATTCCAGTACGGCTTAACCGAAGGCAGCGGCATACTGCGCGATCGCATTGCCGATCTGTGTGCGGTGCGCGGCGTAAAAACACGCGGCGACGATATCGTAGTGACGGCAGGTTCACAGCAGGCACTGGACCTGATTATGCGTGCGATGATCGATCCCGGCGATGTGTTCGTCGTTGAACGCCCAACGTATCTGGCGGCGCTGCAAACGCTGGAACTGGCGCAGGCGAATGTGATGTCGGTGTCATCCGATGCCGACGGCATGGTGGTTGATGAGCTGGAAGAGCTGTTGAAGAAACAGCGCATCAAGGGCGTCTATATTGTCCCGAACTTCGGTAACCCGAGCGGCGTGACGCTGAGTTATGAACGTCGCCTGCAATTGGTTCAACTGGCGGAGCGCTACGGTTTTGTCATTATCGAAGACGATCCGTATGGCGAATTGCGTTTCACCGAAGAGCGCAACCCGACGCTGTTCCAACTGGCGCAGGATAAGCTGGGCAGCACGGAATACGTACTGTATACCTCCACGTTCTCGAAAGTGTTGGCTCCGGGTCTGCGTCTTGGTTGGGCGATTCTGCCGGACTGGCTGTTGCACAAGGTAGCAATTATCAAGCAGGCTGCCGATTTGCACGCCAGCGCGCTGTCGCAGACCGTCGCAGAATGCTATCTGGGGCTGGGCCGTTTGGATACGCAGATCGAAAAAATTCGCCATGCCTATAAGCATAAAGGCGAACTGCTGGCACAGCTTATTGAGAAAGAGCTGGGTGATGTGATCACCTTCAACCAGCCGAAAGGTGGGATGTTCCTGTGGGCGAAGTTCCGTCAGGACGATTTCAACACCACGGAATGGCTGAAGAAGACGCTGGAACAGGGGGTTGTCTTCGTTCCGGGTGAGTTCTTCTTCCCAGATAATATCGATTACTCAACGCTGCGTCTGTCCTTTGCAACGGCAACGGATGAGCAAATGCATGAAGCGGTGGCGCGGCTGCGTCGGGCGCTGTAA
- the livF gene encoding high-affinity branched-chain amino acid ABC transporter ATP-binding protein LivF, whose amino-acid sequence MLSLHQVSAHYGKIQALHQVSLHINQGEIVTLIGANGAGKTTLLGTLCGDPRATEGSITFDGKDITHWQTAQIMREAIAIVPEGRRVFSRMTVEENLAMGGFFAERDQYQERIARVYDLFPRLYERRAQRSGTMSGGEQQMLAIGRALMSQPRLLLLDEPSLGLAPIIILQIFDTIQQLREEGMTIFLVEQNANQALKLADRGYVLENGHIVLEDTGAALLANEAVRSAYLGG is encoded by the coding sequence ATGCTGTCATTACATCAGGTTTCTGCCCACTACGGAAAAATTCAGGCGCTGCATCAGGTTAGCCTGCATATTAATCAGGGCGAGATTGTCACGTTGATCGGTGCTAACGGTGCCGGTAAAACCACGTTGCTGGGCACGCTGTGCGGCGATCCGCGCGCAACGGAAGGCTCGATTACGTTTGACGGTAAGGACATCACACACTGGCAGACGGCGCAGATTATGCGCGAAGCGATCGCGATTGTGCCGGAAGGTCGTCGCGTCTTTTCCCGCATGACGGTAGAAGAAAATCTGGCGATGGGCGGGTTCTTTGCCGAGCGCGATCAGTATCAGGAGCGTATTGCGCGCGTCTACGATCTGTTCCCGCGCCTGTATGAGCGACGCGCCCAGCGTTCCGGCACCATGTCTGGCGGTGAGCAGCAGATGCTGGCGATTGGTCGTGCGCTGATGAGCCAGCCGCGTTTACTGCTGCTGGACGAGCCATCGTTGGGGCTGGCACCGATTATTATTTTGCAAATTTTTGATACTATCCAGCAACTGCGCGAAGAGGGCATGACTATCTTCCTGGTGGAGCAAAACGCCAATCAGGCGCTGAAACTGGCTGACCGGGGTTATGTACTTGAAAACGGCCATATCGTATTGGAAGATACCGGTGCGGCATTGTTAGCTAATGAAGCGGTACGTTCGGCCTATCTAGGCGGATAA
- the livG gene encoding high-affinity branched-chain amino acid ABC transporter ATP-binding protein LivG — MSTQPLLSVRGLMMRFGGLLAVNNVEMDIHTGEIVSLIGPNGAGKTTVFNCLTGFYRPSGGTIMLRDRHLEGLPGQAIARMGVVRTFQHVRLFREMSVIENLLVAQHQHLKSGVFAGLLKTPGFRRAEADAQERAAVWLERIGLLDLANRQAGNLAYGQQRRLEIARCMVTRPELLMLDEPAAGLNPKETDELNQLIVELRDSHQVSVLLIEHDMKLVMGISDRIYVVNQGTPLAQGTPAEIRNNPDVIRAYLGEG, encoded by the coding sequence ATGAGCACGCAGCCACTATTATCAGTCCGAGGTCTGATGATGCGTTTTGGCGGCCTGCTGGCGGTCAACAACGTTGAAATGGACATTCATACTGGCGAAATCGTCTCGCTGATTGGTCCGAACGGTGCAGGGAAAACCACGGTCTTTAACTGCCTGACCGGTTTCTATCGCCCGAGTGGCGGCACCATTATGCTGCGCGATCGTCATCTGGAAGGGTTACCCGGACAGGCCATTGCCCGTATGGGGGTGGTGCGCACATTCCAGCACGTTCGTTTGTTCCGTGAAATGTCGGTGATCGAGAACCTGCTGGTTGCGCAGCACCAGCATCTGAAAAGCGGCGTGTTTGCCGGGCTGTTGAAAACACCGGGTTTTCGCCGTGCCGAAGCGGATGCACAAGAGCGCGCCGCGGTGTGGCTGGAGCGTATCGGTCTGTTAGATTTAGCGAACCGTCAGGCGGGGAATCTGGCTTACGGCCAGCAGCGCCGTCTGGAAATTGCCCGCTGTATGGTGACGCGGCCTGAGCTGCTGATGCTCGATGAACCCGCCGCGGGTCTGAACCCGAAAGAAACTGACGAGTTAAATCAGCTAATTGTGGAACTGCGCGATAGCCATCAGGTGTCTGTTCTGTTGATTGAACATGATATGAAGCTGGTCATGGGGATTTCCGACCGGATTTATGTCGTCAATCAGGGAACGCCGCTGGCACAAGGCACCCCGGCTGAAATTCGTAACAACCCGGATGTCATCCGTGCATATTTGGGTGAAGGATAA
- a CDS encoding high-affinity branched-chain amino acid ABC transporter permease LivM: MKQLNLFNALVSAFMLLVLASFLMGMQLALDGTKLVVRGADEVRWYWIGAGCIVVFFFQLIRPFFQQSIKKFSAPSLVLPSFDGSTPRQKVLAAALIIAAIAWPFLVSRGTVDIATLTLIYVMLGLGLNVVVGLSGLLVLGYGGFYAIGAYTYALLNHYYGLGFWESLPLAGMAAALSGFLLGFPVLRLRGDYLAIVTLGFGEIVRILLLNNTEITGGPNGISQIPKPTFLGLEFGRSARDGGWDTFHNFFGLQYDPSDRVIFLYLVALLLVILTLFVINRLLRMPLGRAWEALRDDEIACRSLGLSPTRIKLTAFTISAAFAGFAGTLFAARQGFVSPESFTFAESAFVLAIVVLGGMGSQFAVILAAILLVVSRELMRDLNEYSMLLLGALMVLMMIWRPQGLLPMTRPEMKLKVAKKEEQA; the protein is encoded by the coding sequence ATGAAACAGCTCAACCTGTTTAATGCGTTAGTTTCCGCGTTCATGCTGCTGGTGCTGGCCTCGTTTTTAATGGGCATGCAACTGGCGCTGGATGGCACCAAACTGGTAGTGCGCGGTGCCGATGAAGTTCGCTGGTATTGGATTGGTGCGGGCTGCATCGTGGTGTTCTTCTTTCAATTGATCCGCCCGTTCTTCCAGCAAAGCATCAAGAAATTTTCCGCACCGTCGCTGGTGCTGCCCAGTTTTGATGGCAGTACGCCACGGCAGAAGGTATTGGCTGCCGCGTTGATTATCGCCGCTATTGCCTGGCCGTTTCTGGTCTCGCGCGGTACGGTGGATATTGCCACCCTCACATTGATTTACGTGATGCTGGGTCTGGGCTTGAACGTCGTCGTGGGGCTGTCCGGTCTGCTGGTGTTGGGCTACGGCGGGTTTTACGCCATTGGCGCGTATACCTATGCCTTGCTGAACCACTATTACGGATTGGGTTTCTGGGAAAGTTTGCCGCTGGCGGGCATGGCGGCGGCGCTGTCCGGCTTCCTGCTGGGGTTCCCGGTGCTGCGTTTACGCGGCGACTATCTGGCGATTGTGACGCTCGGGTTCGGCGAAATTGTCCGTATCCTGTTGCTGAACAATACCGAAATTACCGGTGGCCCGAACGGCATCAGCCAGATCCCTAAACCGACCTTCTTGGGTCTGGAATTTGGCCGCAGCGCGCGCGATGGCGGTTGGGATACGTTCCATAATTTCTTCGGTCTGCAATATGACCCCAGCGATCGCGTCATCTTCCTGTATCTGGTCGCGCTGCTGTTGGTCATATTAACCCTGTTTGTGATTAATCGTCTGCTGCGGATGCCGCTGGGCCGCGCCTGGGAAGCGCTACGCGATGATGAGATCGCCTGTCGTTCTCTGGGGCTGAGCCCAACGCGCATCAAGCTGACCGCCTTTACCATCAGCGCCGCATTCGCTGGGTTCGCGGGTACGCTGTTTGCCGCGCGTCAAGGGTTTGTCAGCCCGGAATCGTTTACATTTGCTGAGTCGGCCTTTGTGCTGGCCATCGTTGTGCTGGGCGGCATGGGCTCGCAGTTTGCGGTCATTCTCGCTGCGATCCTGCTGGTCGTGTCTCGCGAACTGATGCGTGACCTGAATGAATACAGCATGCTGTTGCTGGGTGCATTGATGGTTCTGATGATGATTTGGCGTCCGCAAGGCTTGCTGCCGATGACGCGTCCTGAGATGAAGTTGAAAGTCGCGAAGAAGGAAGAGCAAGCATGA
- the livH gene encoding high-affinity branched-chain amino acid ABC transporter permease LivH translates to MSEQFLYFLQQMFNGLTLGSTYALIAIGYTMVYGIIGMINFAHGEVYMIGSYVSFIVIAALMMMGIDTGWLLISVAFIAAVVISSAYGWSIERVAYRPVRTSKRLIALISAIGMSIFLQNYVSLNQGSRDVALPSLVTGQWVLGESNGFTATISTMQLTIWIVTFLAMLALTLFIRYSRMGRACRACAEDLKMASLLGISTDRVISLTFVIGALMAAVAGVLLGQFYGVINPYIGFMAGMKAFTAAVLGGIGSIPGAMIGGLILGVAEALTSAYLSTEYKDAVSFALLIVVLLVMPTGILGRPEVEKV, encoded by the coding sequence ATGTCCGAGCAGTTCCTCTACTTTCTTCAGCAGATGTTCAACGGCCTGACGTTGGGCAGCACCTATGCGCTGATCGCCATTGGTTACACCATGGTCTACGGCATTATCGGCATGATTAACTTCGCACACGGCGAGGTTTATATGATCGGTAGCTATGTCTCCTTTATTGTTATTGCGGCCCTGATGATGATGGGCATCGACACTGGCTGGCTGCTGATTAGCGTTGCCTTCATTGCCGCCGTAGTGATTTCCAGCGCTTATGGCTGGAGTATCGAACGGGTGGCCTACCGTCCCGTGCGAACGTCAAAGCGTCTGATTGCCCTGATTTCTGCCATCGGGATGTCGATTTTCCTGCAAAACTACGTCAGTCTGAATCAAGGCTCACGTGATGTTGCGCTGCCGAGTCTGGTGACCGGCCAGTGGGTGCTGGGTGAAAGCAATGGCTTTACTGCCACCATTAGCACCATGCAGTTGACCATCTGGATTGTTACATTCCTCGCCATGCTGGCGCTGACGCTATTTATTCGCTATTCCCGTATGGGACGCGCCTGTCGTGCCTGTGCGGAAGACTTGAAAATGGCTAGCCTGTTGGGTATCAGCACCGATCGCGTCATCTCTCTGACCTTCGTCATTGGCGCGCTCATGGCCGCCGTTGCCGGTGTGCTGCTGGGACAATTTTACGGTGTCATCAACCCCTACATTGGCTTCATGGCCGGAATGAAAGCCTTTACGGCTGCGGTACTGGGTGGGATTGGTAGTATCCCAGGTGCGATGATCGGCGGGCTGATTTTAGGCGTAGCGGAAGCGCTGACGTCCGCTTACCTGAGCACGGAATACAAAGATGCGGTGTCATTTGCGCTGCTGATTGTGGTGCTGCTGGTGATGCCTACTGGCATTCTGGGTCGCCCGGAGGTTGAGAAGGTATGA
- a CDS encoding branched-chain amino acid ABC transporter substrate-binding protein, translating into MKFSKGKVLLMSCVAVAFSHAVNAADIKVAVVGAMSGPVAQYGDMEFIGARQAIADINAKGGVNGNKLVGVEYDDACDPKQAVAVANKVVTDGIRYVIGHLCSSSTQPASNIYEEEGVIMITPAATNADLTTRGYKMVLRTTGLDSDQGPTSAKYIVESLKPQRIAVVHDKQQYGEGLARSVQDSLKKAGANVVLFEGVTAGDKDFSTLIARMKKENVDFVYFGGYYPEMGQILRQARQAGMTTKFMGPEGVGNSSLSNIAGDASEGMLVTLPKRYDQVPANQPIVDALKAKKLDPTGPFVWTTYAALQSLTTAMTRTGSDEPEKLVADLKANSVDTVMGPLSWDAKGDLKGFEFGVFEWHKDGTSSAVK; encoded by the coding sequence ATGAAATTCAGTAAAGGTAAAGTATTGCTGATGAGTTGTGTGGCGGTGGCGTTTAGCCATGCCGTTAATGCTGCCGATATTAAGGTCGCGGTTGTTGGTGCGATGTCTGGTCCCGTTGCGCAGTATGGTGATATGGAGTTCATTGGTGCGCGCCAGGCCATTGCTGACATCAACGCAAAAGGCGGCGTAAACGGTAACAAGCTGGTTGGCGTTGAATATGATGACGCGTGCGACCCTAAGCAGGCGGTTGCTGTCGCGAACAAAGTTGTCACTGACGGTATCCGTTATGTGATTGGTCATCTGTGTTCCTCCTCCACGCAGCCTGCGTCTAATATCTATGAAGAAGAAGGCGTGATCATGATTACGCCTGCGGCAACCAACGCCGATTTGACGACGCGCGGCTACAAAATGGTGCTGCGCACGACGGGGCTGGACTCCGATCAGGGGCCAACTTCGGCTAAATACATTGTCGAATCCCTCAAACCGCAGCGCATCGCCGTGGTTCATGACAAGCAGCAATACGGCGAAGGCCTAGCCCGCTCTGTTCAGGATAGCCTGAAAAAAGCCGGCGCGAATGTTGTGCTGTTTGAAGGTGTGACAGCGGGTGACAAAGATTTCTCCACGCTGATTGCACGTATGAAGAAAGAGAACGTCGATTTCGTTTATTTCGGCGGTTACTACCCGGAAATGGGGCAGATTCTGCGTCAGGCACGTCAGGCTGGCATGACCACCAAATTCATGGGGCCAGAAGGCGTGGGTAACTCCTCGCTGTCCAACATCGCAGGCGATGCGTCTGAAGGTATGCTGGTGACGCTGCCGAAGCGCTATGATCAGGTGCCAGCTAACCAACCGATTGTGGATGCGCTGAAGGCCAAGAAACTGGATCCAACGGGCCCGTTCGTCTGGACGACCTACGCTGCGCTGCAATCGCTGACCACGGCGATGACTCGTACCGGTAGCGATGAGCCGGAAAAACTGGTCGCGGATCTGAAAGCAAACTCCGTGGATACCGTAATGGGGCCATTAAGCTGGGATGCAAAAGGCGACCTGAAAGGGTTTGAATTTGGCGTATTTGAGTGGCACAAAGACGGTACTTCCAGCGCAGTGAAATAA
- the panM gene encoding aspartate 1-decarboxylase autocleavage activator PanM: MKLTVECLTRLSSQDKIDLAKIWPHQNIELLEEGLTPDRRLFTARFNDRLLGGVLVEIEGEYAELSDLMVREVTRRRGVGQLLIDEARRQLPEVKEWWLATANHAAIKEEVLARFMVSCGFSPVSGGWRYIRRKETPLILDVINPEKP, from the coding sequence ATGAAACTAACCGTTGAATGCCTCACCCGGCTCAGCTCTCAGGATAAAATTGATCTGGCGAAAATTTGGCCGCATCAGAACATTGAATTACTCGAAGAAGGGCTCACGCCCGATCGGCGGTTGTTTACCGCTCGTTTTAACGATCGGCTATTAGGCGGAGTGCTGGTCGAGATTGAAGGGGAATATGCGGAACTGAGCGATCTGATGGTGCGAGAAGTCACGCGCCGACGTGGCGTAGGACAATTGTTGATTGACGAAGCGCGTCGTCAGCTTCCTGAAGTTAAAGAGTGGTGGCTGGCCACGGCCAATCATGCCGCGATCAAAGAAGAAGTACTGGCACGCTTTATGGTGTCCTGCGGCTTCTCACCCGTATCCGGCGGCTGGCGCTATATCCGCAGAAAAGAAACACCGCTGATCCTTGACGTCATCAATCCAGAGAAGCCATAA
- the rpoH gene encoding RNA polymerase sigma factor RpoH, with product MTKDMQTFTLVPQGSLEGYIRAANAYPMLTAEEERALAERLHYQGDLEAAKHLILSHLRFVIHVARNYSGYGLPQADLIQEGNIGLMKAVRRFNPEVGVRLVSFAVHWIKAEIHEYVLRNWRIVKVATTKAQRKLFFNLRKTKTRLGWFNQDEVELVARELGVTSKDVREMESRMAAQDMTFDPTPEEDSHDGKAMSPMLYLQDKSSDFAGGIEEDNWDTHAADKLTYALEGLDERSQHIIRARWLDDDNKSTLQELADQYGVSAERVRQLEKNAMKKLRAAIEA from the coding sequence ATGACCAAAGATATGCAAACTTTCACCTTAGTTCCCCAGGGCAGTCTGGAAGGGTATATTCGTGCCGCCAATGCCTATCCGATGCTGACGGCGGAGGAAGAGCGGGCGCTGGCTGAACGACTGCATTATCAGGGCGATCTGGAGGCTGCTAAGCACCTGATTCTGTCACACCTGCGCTTTGTTATTCACGTTGCCCGCAATTATTCCGGTTACGGCCTGCCGCAAGCGGACCTGATTCAGGAAGGGAACATCGGCCTGATGAAGGCGGTACGTCGCTTCAACCCTGAAGTTGGCGTGCGTCTGGTTTCTTTCGCCGTGCATTGGATCAAAGCTGAAATTCATGAATACGTGCTGCGTAACTGGCGTATCGTGAAAGTGGCGACCACCAAAGCACAGCGTAAGCTGTTCTTTAACCTGCGGAAGACGAAAACACGTCTCGGCTGGTTTAATCAGGATGAGGTCGAACTGGTCGCGCGTGAACTTGGCGTGACCAGCAAAGACGTGCGTGAGATGGAATCCCGTATGGCGGCGCAGGACATGACGTTCGATCCGACGCCGGAAGAAGATTCTCACGACGGCAAAGCGATGTCGCCAATGCTTTACCTACAGGATAAATCGTCTGACTTTGCCGGTGGCATTGAAGAAGACAACTGGGATACGCATGCGGCCGATAAGCTCACCTACGCGCTGGAAGGGCTGGATGAACGTAGCCAGCACATTATTCGCGCGCGCTGGCTGGATGATGACAACAAATCCACCTTGCAGGAACTGGCCGATCAATACGGCGTTTCCGCAGAGCGTGTGCGTCAGTTAGAAAAGAATGCGATGAAAAAACTGCGAGCGGCGATAGAAGCCTAA
- the ftsX gene encoding permease-like cell division protein FtsX: protein MANNVRNAKKPVAKAKALRGGWQEQWRYAWTNTLADMLRQPLATFLTVMVIAISLALPSICYLVWKNVSQAATQWYPSPQLTVYLDKSLDDNAAQAVITQLQSEDGVDKVNYLSRNEAMGEFRNWSGFGGALDMLEENPLPAVAIITPKMSFQDSTTLTTLRDRVAATQGVAEVRMDDSWFARLVALTNLVGQISATIGVLMVIAVFLVIGNSVRLSIFSRRETINVMKLIGATDGFILRPFLNGGAAMGVGGAVLSLILSQALVWKLDAVVAQVAAVFGTTFAVKGLSWDESLLLLLIAGMIGWLAAWLATVQHLRRFTPQ from the coding sequence ATGGCGAATAACGTCCGTAATGCGAAAAAGCCTGTCGCAAAAGCGAAAGCACTGCGCGGTGGCTGGCAGGAACAGTGGCGCTATGCCTGGACCAATACGCTGGCCGATATGCTGCGCCAGCCGTTGGCCACTTTTCTGACCGTGATGGTCATCGCCATCTCGCTGGCGTTGCCCAGCATCTGTTATCTGGTATGGAAAAACGTGAGTCAGGCCGCCACACAGTGGTATCCATCGCCGCAGTTGACGGTGTATCTGGATAAATCGCTGGATGACAACGCGGCGCAGGCCGTCATCACGCAGCTTCAATCTGAAGACGGCGTCGATAAGGTCAATTACCTGTCGCGTAATGAAGCGATGGGCGAGTTCCGCAACTGGTCCGGTTTTGGCGGCGCGTTGGATATGCTGGAAGAAAATCCGCTGCCGGCAGTCGCGATTATCACGCCGAAAATGAGTTTTCAGGATTCGACCACGCTGACAACGCTGCGCGATCGCGTGGCGGCGACGCAGGGCGTGGCTGAAGTACGGATGGACGACAGTTGGTTCGCACGACTGGTGGCGTTGACCAATCTGGTCGGGCAAATTTCTGCAACGATTGGCGTCCTGATGGTTATTGCCGTCTTTTTGGTGATCGGTAACAGCGTGCGTCTGAGTATTTTCAGCCGCCGTGAAACCATCAACGTGATGAAATTGATCGGCGCGACGGACGGTTTTATTCTGCGTCCGTTCCTGAACGGCGGTGCGGCAATGGGTGTCGGCGGTGCGGTGTTGTCGCTGATCCTATCGCAAGCGCTGGTCTGGAAATTGGATGCGGTGGTGGCGCAGGTTGCTGCCGTCTTCGGTACGACGTTTGCCGTCAAAGGGCTGAGCTGGGACGAGTCCCTGCTGCTGCTGTTAATCGCCGGTATGATTGGCTGGTTGGCCGCCTGGTTGGCAACGGTACAACATTTACGCCGTTTTACACCACAGTAA
- the ftsE gene encoding cell division ATP-binding protein FtsE: protein MIRFEQVSKAYLGGRQALQGVDFHLRPAEMAFLTGHSGAGKSTLLKLICGIERPSAGQILFGGHNISRLKKREVPFLRRQIGMIFQDHHLLMERTVYDNVAMPLIIAGASSEDIRRRVSAALDKVGLLDKAKNYPIQLSGGEQQRVGIARAVVNKPAVLLADEPTGNLDEALSEGILRLFEEFNRVGVTVLMATHDTGLIARRHYRVLTLSDGRMVGGNHNGE, encoded by the coding sequence ATGATTCGTTTTGAACAGGTCAGTAAAGCTTACCTCGGTGGGCGTCAGGCATTGCAAGGGGTGGATTTCCATCTGCGCCCAGCGGAAATGGCGTTCCTGACCGGCCATTCCGGCGCGGGGAAAAGTACCCTGCTGAAACTGATTTGTGGCATTGAACGTCCCAGCGCGGGTCAGATTCTGTTTGGCGGCCACAATATTAGCCGCCTGAAAAAACGCGAAGTCCCGTTTCTGCGGCGTCAGATCGGTATGATCTTTCAGGATCACCACCTGCTGATGGAGCGCACGGTCTATGACAACGTTGCGATGCCGCTCATTATCGCAGGCGCCAGCAGTGAGGATATTCGTCGTCGGGTATCTGCGGCACTGGACAAAGTAGGCCTGCTGGATAAAGCGAAGAACTATCCAATCCAGTTATCCGGCGGTGAGCAGCAGCGTGTGGGCATTGCGCGCGCGGTGGTGAACAAACCCGCGGTGTTGCTGGCGGATGAACCGACCGGTAACCTGGACGAAGCGCTGTCAGAAGGGATTTTACGCCTGTTTGAAGAATTCAATCGTGTCGGTGTCACGGTACTGATGGCGACGCATGATACTGGGCTGATCGCCCGCCGTCATTACCGTGTGCTGACGCTGTCGGATGGCCGCATGGTGGGGGGAAACCACAATGGCGAATAA
- the ftsY gene encoding signal recognition particle-docking protein FtsY, whose protein sequence is MSKEKKRGFFSWLGLGKQEEKQQEQPVVEDVPVAESDAAASTHQTVEPTPECVEQPLPEESVSEESRAVEENRVVEEKIEVEAQALDLLVAEREVTVEADDRDTIEHDVLDRNIADPIVQVEIAESVTVVDAELGVAQLEEQDEEQESEQRDDVPVVAQEQERPTKEGFFARLKRSLVKTRQNLGSGFIGLFRGKKIDDDLFDELEEQLLIADVGVETTRKIISSLTEHVSRRQLKDADTLFVKLKEEMAEILAKVDAPLNIEGKTPYVILMVGVNGVGKTTTIGKMARQFQAQGKSVMLAAGDTFRAAAVEQLQVWGQRNNVAVVAQHTGADSASVIFDAIQAAKARGVDVLIADTAGRLQNKAHLMEELKKIVRVMKKLDEDAPHEVMLTLDASTGQNAVSQAKLFNEAVGLTGITLTKLDGTAKGGVIFAIADQFAIPIRYIGVGEGIEDLRPFKADDFIEALFARED, encoded by the coding sequence ATGTCAAAAGAAAAGAAGCGCGGTTTTTTTTCCTGGCTGGGACTCGGGAAGCAAGAAGAAAAACAACAAGAGCAACCGGTCGTTGAAGATGTGCCCGTTGCTGAATCGGATGCCGCCGCATCGACTCACCAGACCGTTGAGCCTACGCCAGAGTGCGTAGAGCAACCGCTGCCGGAAGAATCCGTATCTGAAGAAAGTCGCGCCGTTGAAGAAAATAGGGTCGTTGAAGAAAAGATAGAGGTTGAAGCGCAAGCGCTGGACCTACTGGTCGCCGAGCGTGAGGTTACCGTTGAGGCAGACGATCGTGACACGATCGAACATGATGTTCTTGATCGAAATATCGCCGATCCGATCGTGCAGGTCGAGATCGCAGAAAGTGTGACGGTGGTTGACGCGGAGTTGGGCGTCGCGCAGTTGGAAGAGCAGGATGAAGAACAGGAAAGTGAGCAACGGGATGACGTGCCTGTTGTGGCGCAAGAGCAAGAACGCCCGACGAAAGAAGGTTTCTTCGCTCGGCTGAAACGCAGCCTGGTGAAAACGCGCCAGAACCTCGGTTCCGGATTTATCGGATTGTTTCGCGGTAAGAAAATCGACGACGATCTGTTTGATGAACTGGAAGAACAACTGCTGATTGCGGATGTCGGGGTTGAGACCACCCGTAAAATCATCAGTAGCCTGACGGAGCACGTCAGTCGTCGCCAACTGAAAGATGCTGATACGCTTTTTGTTAAGCTGAAAGAAGAAATGGCGGAGATTCTTGCTAAGGTGGACGCCCCGCTGAATATCGAAGGCAAAACGCCGTATGTCATTCTGATGGTTGGCGTTAATGGCGTGGGTAAAACCACCACCATCGGTAAAATGGCACGTCAGTTCCAGGCGCAAGGCAAATCTGTGATGCTGGCGGCGGGAGATACCTTCCGTGCGGCAGCCGTCGAGCAGCTTCAGGTCTGGGGACAGCGCAATAACGTGGCAGTGGTCGCGCAACATACCGGTGCGGATTCGGCATCGGTGATTTTCGATGCGATTCAGGCCGCGAAAGCGCGCGGTGTGGATGTCCTGATTGCGGATACCGCAGGGCGTTTGCAGAACAAAGCGCACCTGATGGAAGAGCTGAAAAAGATCGTGCGCGTGATGAAGAAGCTGGACGAAGACGCACCGCATGAAGTGATGCTGACGCTGGATGCCAGCACCGGGCAAAACGCGGTGAGTCAGGCCAAGCTGTTTAATGAGGCGGTTGGGCTGACGGGCATTACCTTGACTAAGCTAGACGGGACCGCGAAAGGCGGCGTGATTTTCGCCATTGCCGACCAGTTTGCGATTCCTATCCGCTATATTGGGGTAGGTGAAGGCATTGAAGATTTACGGCCATTCAAGGCCGACGATTTTATTGAGGCACTTTTTGCCCGAGAGGATTAA